TGGGGTGAGATCTGGACCCGCCCGGGTTTGGACCGGAAAACCCGGAGCGCCATAACGATGACCGCGCTCATAGCACTCGGCCACCACGACGAGCTCGCGATGCACGTCAGGGCCGCCTTGCGCAACGGGCTCACCCCGGAGGAGATAAAAGAGGTGATCCTGCAGAGCGCGATCTACTGCGGAGTGCCCGCGGCGAACTCGGCCTTCGCCGTCGCCCAGGGCGTGCTCGAGGAGTAAGCCCGGTAAGTCCGCCGCGTACCAGGAACGGCTTTGTGGGATCATGCCAGATGTACACAACCGTATGGGGAGAAATCCAGATGCACAAGCTGACCGTGCTCTACCATCATCCGGAGGACCCGGAGGCCTTCGACCAATACTACGAGACCACCCATGTTCCCATAGCCGAGAACATACCGGACGTAAAGCACTTCGAGTCCGGCCGGCTGCTGGCCACGCCCGACGGTGAGGAGCCCCAGTATCACCGGATCGCGGAACTCTGGTTCGAGAGCGCGGACCAGCTTCAGGAAAGCATGGGCTCCCCGGAAGGCCTGGCCGCGACCGGCGACATAGCCAACTTCGCCACCAGGGGCGTAACCTCGTTCATCTCGGAGGTGGAATAGCCGCGCTCGCCCCCGCGAGCCGCAGATGGACCGGGCGCGTGGTGGCGTCTCCGTGTCTGATCGAGGATCGCAGGCGCCGGTACACTCGGGAAGGCTGCTCCCGAACAAGATCAACCGATGTAACGGCGTAACGCCGATGCGCTCTATAAATCCTACTCCTCGTCGCGTGGCGCGAGCCGGATATATCTGCGCGCGGCCTCCCTGAGCGCCCGCATGTCCCGGGCTTCGAAGGCCAGGCGCATCCTACGGATGGCCTCCTGCTCGGCCGGGGTGTCGCCGCCGTGGCTGTCAGGGTCGCGCCGGAGCTCGACGTACTCGAACGTCCGTTGCAGCCAGGAGACGGCCAGAGACTCGTCCCAGAGGTTCCGGTGGTCTGACACGAACCTATCATAACCCCATCATATCTGGACCGTGACCCCGGAACTCAAGGGTAATCTTACTCCGTCTCGGGCGTCCCGCTTCTCTCCCGGAAGAAACTCTGCGGGCTGGCGTAGTCGCCCTCTTCGTATAGCCGGGCGTTCTCTTTTCCGATGTACCTGTAATGCCAGGGCTCCCAGCTGTAGCCGGTGTGCTCCTCGGCCTCCCGCGGATACGAGAGCACGAAGCCATAGGACGCCGCGTTGTGATGCAGCCACTCCGAGGCCGCCGTCTCCCCGAAGTGCTGTATGAGACGGTAGTTCGTGTCGGAGTTGGAAACGTCTATGACGGTGCCGAGCTGATGCTCGCTGTGACCCGGCGGGGCGCTGAAGTTCTTTGCCCGCTCACCGTAGATCGCGGTCAGCCTCCCGTAAGAGACCACCTGCGCCTCGTAGGACCTATAGGCCGAGGAGACCAGAAGCTCGATACCGTCTTTGCGGGCGGCCCCGATCATCCGCGAGGCGGCACGCGCTGCCGGCTCCCGGAGCTTCATGCTGCCGCCACCGAGGGTCGGGACGTTGCGCGGGTGCAGTAAGACGAGCTTGTCCGGCTCGTAGCCGGGGGGCAGGCCGTTGTGACGGTCCACGACCACCAGTAGCTCGTCGGGGCTCCCGGCTGGTGAGGCATCCGCGGCATCCGAGGCATCCGTAGCGTCCGCGACTTTATCTCCCTCGCCGGTCTCTGCCCCCTCCCGGTTAGAGCCCTGCCTATCCGGGAGAGCCGTTCCGCCGGAGCCGCTATTCCGGGCCCAGTAGGGCTCGTAGACCTCTCGTATCGCCTCCCACTCTGAGGATTGTTCCGGTACAGTGGCTGGGAGGTCCTTATCCGGACCGCTATCCCGGGATGACTCTATGTTGCCGAGGGAGCTTGGAATCTCTGCGGCGCAGCCCGCTCCCGATACTAGCAAGCATCCCGCGAATGCCAGCGTACAGACGGCTCTGACCGGACGCGAGAGTAGACCTCGCCGGGCATTCTCGTCTATGTTAAGCGGGGGTGTGATCTCTACTCTCCCTGGGTATACGAGTCGAGCGCCGACTACACTGGATGCCCACACAAAAATACTAACATCGTATTTGGGTGGTGGAAAAACCGGCACCCTACTGAGACCCTACTGAGTGTCTAGCACGGGGCTATGGCTCACCTTGGACCATGTCTACGAGGGTCTCCGGTGCGGCCGGTACGCCACCGGCCTGGACATACCCCGGTACGTGATACACGTTTGCCTCGATAAAACTTCCCCCCGAACAGGTCCGGATTTCCTAATATTCTCTTGGCTGCATCAGAACACCCCCGCGTGTTTCCGCATACAACCGCCGGTTGCCGGGCGGGCTACAGTGCTCTCGACGGACGGTGAAGCGGGAGACCTTCTGGAGATGAGCGGAACACCATGAAGCCCACGAACCCCACGAATGTCCACTAACCCCACGGCCAGCCCCCTGATACTCACGGCGAAGTTCGACGAGGTCTCGCAGGCCCGTCTGGACGGGCTGCGTGAGCGGTACTTTCCGCCGGAGCGAAATATGATCCCGGCCCACCTCTCGCTCTTCAATCAGCTACCGGCAGGGATGACGGGCCTCATCCCCGACCTGGAGGAGGCCTGTGCGCTCCGGGGGAGGGTCGAGGGCCGGTTCGACGGGCTGAAATTCCTCGGAAAAGGGGTTGCCTATACTCTGGACGCCCCCCGGCTGGTCGAGCTCAGGAAGAAGCTGGCCCGCGAGTGGGAGCCCTGGCTGGCGCCCCAGGACCGCCAGAAGCTCTCGCCGCACGTAACCATCCAGAACAAGGTGGATCCGCAGACCGCCAGGGACCTCCACGCCCGCCTCACCGCCACCTTCGAGCCCTTCGAGACGGTCATAGAAGGCGTATCGCTCTGGCGGTACCTGGGTGGGCCCTGGGAGCCCGTGCGGGACCTCTACTTTAGCGGGTAACCCGCGGTAGGCCCCTGGACCTGTTTATTCAACCTACGTGATTATGTAGGTTATGTAGACCGCTCCTCGCGGTACTCCTCTATATCCTGGTAGAGCGTATCCGGGAAGGTGAGCTCGTTGTAGACGTTGCAGGAGTCCGGGTCGTCCGGGGTGGGGCAGATCTCGAAGTCTTGCTCTTTTTGCCACTGCAGGATACGCTCCCGGCGCGGCGGGTTGTATCCTTTGTCCTCGACCTGCTGCACCATCGCGCGGGCTTCGCGCTCGCTCTCGTCGTCGTCCCGGGCGAGCAGCTTTACCAGCTCCTCGTTGTCCACGAAGTAGCGGGCGACCATCGCGAAGGTCAGCCTGCCGTAATGCCCTATGTCCTCGCCGTTCTCCAGCGCCTCCAGCATGCGCTCCATCATCGGGCTCTGCCTGAGATCCTCTACCGGCATAACTCCTCCTTTATCAGCGCCTCTAACGCCTCTGACATCTCCAAAGCTCCGAAAAGCTTTGTACTCTGTAACTTTTTGCGAATCTCCCAGAGCCTAACCGTCTCCCGGCAGATGAATGTAAAGGCTGACACGCAATACGGCCCGTCCGGGAAGCGCCGCCCCTCTTCTACCCCTCTACTCTGCGAGCCTCGCGTCCAGGGACCGGAGGAGCGTCCTGCGGGCCCTGTGGCGGCGCTCGTACTCGCGCACCCGCTCGACCTCCTCGTCTGAAAGGCCCTTTACCTTGCTCTGTATGTCTCCAACCGAGAGCTCATCGTAATCGGCGAGCGGCGGGGCAAGCGACTCTTCCCTGGCCTCTTTGGCAGAGCCCGTGTTCTCCACGAACTGCCGGCCTTCTCTGGAGGCTTCGCGCTTACGCTGGTCCGTCCTCTCGGCCTCTTTGATGCTCATCTTCTCCCAGGCCTCTTTCGGCAGGTAGCGTTTGGTCTCGCCGGTCCAGGAGTCTCGGGCCTCGACCTCGCCGTCCTTTGTCTGCCACTCCTCGTTGCTCCACTCGGTGAGGCTGCGCTGCTCCTCGTCCTTGCCGCCCCGGTAACCGCCGCCGTGCTTCTCGTACTCCTGCTTGAGCAGCTGGGCCTTGCGGGCCGACCACTGGCCCGGCTCGCCGCCCTTGTCGGAGGCTTTGATCTCCTCTTTGAGGCGGTCCCGCAGCTCCGGGTGCGTGTACTTTTCGGAGTAGCTCTGGCTCGACATTGCTCTCTTCTCCCGTCTCTTCCGCCTTCGTATAGATCGTGTTCAACCTGCGTCCGTCTAAACCATCCCGGTTCCGGCCCTGTTACACCTCGTGTGCCCCGCCCACGGCGTCTCCTAAAGCCTCCAGCGCCACCGGACCGGCGAGGAAAGCCTCTGCCGGGGCCCCGTAACCCAGGCGGCGGCCTTCGGAGAGAGAGAACTCCTCCAAATCCCGACCCATCTCCCCAACGCCGCCGAACTGGAACCCGAGCTGGCTTTCGTATGCCCCGCAGGCCCGGAGCTTGTCCTCCAGCTCATTCCGCATTACGACGCCCGTCTCGGAGACCTCCGGGGGCGTGGGTACCCGCGGCGTCGCCTCCGGGGCGCGCAGGGCGTAGGGAGTGTCCCGGTAGTAGAGCGTGCGGGGGGCCTGGCTCTGTAGTATCCGTCCCGTTTCAGCCAGAGCGCCCAGAGCCCGGATCACCTGCAAGTGATCCACGTGCCCCCCGAGACCCTGGGGCGCGAAGACCAGCTCCGGCTCGGTATCCCGTATCAGTGCGGCGAGGCTCTCCCCGGCCGCCAGGTGGGCCTCATCGCCGGGGAGAACCCCGGAGAAGAGCTCCTCCGCGCTCTCGTAGCCCCGGTGGGGGGCCTCCGGGTGCGCGAGGTGTACGGGATCCGCCCCGAGCTCCCGGCACGCCGCCGCATCCTCGGCGCGTCTGAGCTCCATGTAGTCCACCGTCTCTGGTATCCCCTTGTCCGTCTGGCACGCGAGGGCGAAGCCGCCGGGCTCCGGCACGCTCGCGGCAAAGACCGTGGCGAGCGTAACGCGCCAGCCGAGCCGGGAGAGCCGGGCCGCCGTGCCGCCGCAGGAGAAGGCCACGTCGTCCAGGTGGGGCGAGACGAACAGCGCGGCCGGAGACCTGTTACGCGCGTTGTTATTCACGCTAGAAGAGATAGAGACGCTAGAGGAGATGCGGGGCCTCCCGGAACCGGCAGGTCTCCACGGTATCGTCCAGGGTCCAGCCCGTGTCCGGCGGGGTGCCGACGAGCAAACGGTAGACTTCCTGTATACGCTCCGCTATAGCGGGCCAGGCGTAGACGTTCCGGGCCTCGGCGAGCGCGTTCTCCGCCAGGCGCCGCCGCAGTCCCGGATCGTCCAGCACCCGGCCTATAGATGAGGCCAGGGCCTCGTGGTCGCCGGGCTCGACGAGCAGCGCGTCCTCTCCGTCTGTCAGGCAGTCCACCACCCCGACGGCCCTCGTCGAGACTATCGGGAGGCCCGTGGCCATCGCCTCCAGGATGGTGTTCGAGAACCCCTCGGCGTGGGTGGGCGAGACGAAGACCTCGGCTTTCCTGTAGACCTCCGGCGTCTCGTCGTAGGGGGTGTATCCGGCAAACTCCACCCGCCCGGACAGGCCGAGATCCGAGGCCAGGTCCTTCGCGCTCTCCACGTCCGGCCCGATACCGCTGACCACGAGCCCGAAGTCGTTCCTACCCTCTTCCGAGAGCAGAGACATTGCCCGGAGGAGATCCAGAATCCCTTTCCGGGCGTCCACCCGGCCGTGATACAGCAGGGTGGGGCTCTCTGGTACACGGCCCACTACTCTCTCGTCCGCGGGGTGGAACCTGCGAGTGTCCACCGCGCCGGGGATTACCATGAAGGAGTCCGGCGGGACGCCGTGGTTCTCGTGTACCTCTTCGGCGAAGGAGCGGGAGCCTATGAGAAGCGCCCCGGCGTGGCCCAGCACCGCCTGCATGGCCCTGGCGTGGGTGCCGCAGCAGCTACCGACCCAGTGTCCGTCGCCGCCCTGGATGGAGACCACGTTCGGCACTCCCGTCTCGGCGGAGGCCTCCAGCGCGGCCAGGCCCGTGGGGTAGCCGTACTGGGCGTGAATGATGTCGAAAGGCTCCCGCTCGTGCTCGGCCGTTATAGTCTGGACCATGTTTCGGATGTCGCGCTCGAAGTCCCCGCCCTCGCGCTCGCCGACGGCTTCTAGCCCGATCACCCGCACCCCCGGTACCTCCGGCGGCGGCCCGCCGCCGTACACGCCCCGGCCTTCCGGGCCGTCGCGGTACTGGCTGACCAGCGTAACGTCGTGGCCCTGCTCCACGAGCTCGCGCAGCAGGTTGGCGGCGTACACGCTCATGCCCGACACGGCGGGGAAAAACCGCCGCGACACAAAGCAAACTCTCATCGGAACTCCAGACCTCCACTCCCGTACTCCACTCTCGTCTCCGCCTCCCTGAGCGCGGCGAGCGACCCCGGTATCTCCTCGTGCGCCCGGTGCGACTCGCGGGAGAGCTCCACGCAGACCAGCCGCCCGAAGCCGACCTTCCTGAGCGCGCCGAGCACCGCCGGGACGTCCATATCACCCTCTCCGAAGGGCCGGTGCTCGTGTACCCCGCGCGGCATATCTTCTATAGATACGGTGCCAAGGCTCCCGGCGAACTCCCGCACCGCCTCTTCTGGTTCACGCTCTCCGGTCACCAGGCAGTGTCCGGTATCGAGCGCCAGCGAAAGGCTCTCTGAAACCCCTCCTGAAAGCTTCTCTATCTCTCCGGCGAGGCGCGCGTAACCGTCCGGGGTCTCGACTAGCATCCCGGGCTCTGGCTCGAAGGCCGCGGTTACCCCGAGCTCCGAGGCCCTCTCCAGCACCAGGCCGACGCCCTCCGCCAGCCGCCGCCACGCCTCGCCGGGGTCGTCGCCGGGCCACGGCACTCCGGACCAGAAAGAGACGGCCTCGGCGCCGGTCGCCGCCCCGACTTCGAGGGCCCGGTACAGAAAGTCCAGCCGGAGGCCGCGGGCGTCCGGGTCCGGGGTCACGAGGGTCGGCTCGTGCTTGCGGCGCGGGTCCAGCAGGAAGCGGGCCCCGGTCTCTACTACCACCCCGAGGCCGAGCCGGGAGAGCCGGGAGGAGAGCCGGTCTGCGCGCCGGACGAGGCCCGGGGCGAACGGGTCGAGGTGATGGTGGTCCAGGGTGAGGGCGACGCCGTCGTAGCCGGACCCGGAGATGAGGTCCAGAGCATCTTCTAGCCGGTGGTTCTGGGCCCCGTTGGTGTTGTAGGCATATCGCAGGCCCGGTGGACTCTCCTGGCTCGATGAGCTCGATGGTGGCCCCGATAGGCTCAACAGATCCCACGCTCCTCGGCGGCGAGCGCGGCGACGTGGCGGCCCGGCTCCCGGTACAGCGGATACAGGTTCCCGACGGTGCGCTCCACCGCCTCGTAATCTAGCCAGGCCGGGCCGAGCTCGGCCTCCGCCTGCGGCGGGAGCAGTATACGGTGGGCTCCGGGACGCCCGCCGGGGCCGCCGGTTATCACGAGGTCGCTGCCACGGTCGAGGAGCCGGCGGAGGTTTCGCGGCCCGATGCGGCCGTAGCTCAGGGTCTCTACCTCGAGCCCCGGGACGAGCGCCTTGACGGCCCGGGCCCCGCCGTCCTCCGGTGAGAGGTCCAGATACAGCACCTCCAGCCCGGCCTTCGAGAGCCGGTCCACGACCACCTCCAGCAGCCGCTCCCGGTAGTCCGGCGCCTCCTCGTCCATCCCGAGCGTCGGGACGCCGGAGAGCGCCGTGCGGGAACGGACCGTGAGCACCGGGTCTGAGATGAGATCCCTCAACTCTCCGTAAGAGCGAGAGAGCCAGTCGAGCGTCGCCTCCAGCGAGCGGTCCTCCTCGCTGCCTAGTGGCTGCCCGCGGAACCTCTCGACGTATCCGGGCGGGGAGATGGCGTGTATCGGGGAGAGCGGACCGTGGTTGAAGGGTTTTCTGGCCCGGGCCGCGCAGAACTCCGCCAGGCATTTGCGCAGCGCGATCTCCCGGTCCGGGTGGGCCGCTTCGCCGCAGGCCGTGACCGTGAGCGGATGCACACCGCCTCCCGGCTCTCCGGGCTCCCGGTCCTCGCCGACTGCGTAGAAGTTCGCTATCCCGAGGTCGGTCTCCGCGAGCTTTACGGTAACGTCCACGCCGCCGCCGGCGATCATCCTTAGGAGCTCCCGCGCCTGACGGTCTTCGACGCCGTCGAGATCCACCGCGATACCCTGGTCCAGCGCCCGGTATGAGACGCTGTTGCCGTCGCGTTGGACGAGCTCCAGCAGGGCGTGGGAGAGGGCGTGGGCGAAGGTCGGACCGGCCCCGAGGCCGTTCGTGATCGGGGTGGTCAGGCACTCTTCGGGGGGCGGGCTACCGCCGAGGTCCGCGAACCGGCTCGCCGCGAGCTCTACCGGGACCAGCACCTCCTCGCCGCCGGGATGGCGGCGGGCCGGGACCCACTCGAGCTCGGTCTGCGGCGTATAGTCGCTGCCGGCGGGCAGGCAGGCCTCACGGGGGTCCAGGACCCCGCGCGGGCCGCGCTCGGAGACGAGTTCCTCGTAGGAGCCGCGCGTCCGGGGCAGGGTGGAGAAGGTGCGCCAGGCGTTCACGGACTCGAACATCTCGCCGTGGGCGCTGGTGCGGGCTGCTCCACGCGTGGTCCCGTAGCCTATGCCGTTCGTGAAGGGACCGCTCTCGGGCCACAGCGCCGCAGACCACACCGGGACGCCGAGGTGGTCGAGGCCCGAGATCTCGAACTCCGCCTCCGCGCCGGGGGGGAGGGACCGGCGGTACGGTGCTACCGTCTGTTCTCCGGGTAAGTTCCCGGCCTCACTCAAATCGCTCAAAGCGGCAACACCTCCACGAAAGGTCTCCTCTCTAGCTGGGCGTCTAGCAGCGCGAGCACCTCCCGCTCGCCGACGTTCGTACACTGCTCGAACGGGGTAAAGGTCTCGTCGAACCCTAGACCGGAGAAGACCTCCCTGTAGCGGTGCGCCTCGTCCGGGGTGAGCGGTATGCGCCGGACGAACGCCTTGTGGGTCGAGATGCCGTCGGCGGTCCTACCCTCCGGGTCCGATCCGGCTAGCTCCAGCTTCACGGCGTCTCCTATATATAGCCTGCGGTTACCGGGGTCGTGGAGGACCGAGTGGCCGGCGAAGTGGCCGCCGGTATTTATGAGGCGGAGGCCGCCGGGGAGGTCGAGCGCGGCGTCGAAGGGCAGGGTTACCCCGAAGGCCCTGGCCCAGCCGAGGTCCTCGCGGTGTATGGCGACCTCGCAGCCGAAACGCTCGGCAAGCCGCCACAACGCGCCGTAGGTGTGGGGATGAGACGCCGAGGCGTACGCCACGCCGCCCAGGGACTCGATGTGATCGAGAGCCCCGTCGTCGTACAGGGCAGAGGCCTCGAATGCCACGTTTCCCTCCAGCCGGACGAGCACGTACCCCGAAGGTGAGATGCCGAGCGGCGTATCCAGACTGTACCTCCAGACGCCGGGCCTCACCTCACTCCAACTGCAGCGGGACCTCTCCGCCGCCTCCCCGGCGTCCAGAAACTCGAAGCCCCGCTCGGGGAGCACGTGGCGGAAGTCCTCGCACAGGGGACAAGTGGCCGGGCGCTCGAAGCGTTTCTGCCAGAAGCCGCAGTTGGTGCAGACGTAGGCCTGTAACTCCGCCTCCCGCGGCCAGTCGGCCGGTATGCGGGAGCCGTGGGGCGTGCCGCGGGGGCCGGCGTGAGGCTGCGATCCGGGCTCCGTCACGCTGTCTCTCCTTTTGTCTTCTCTTTTGTCTTCTCTTTTGTCTTCTGTATTTTCTTCTGGCTAGAACTCTCCGGGCTACCGGATGGTATGGCTGAAGCCGCCTCCTCCAGGAGCCTCATGGTGTGGAGGTCCCGCTCCGGCCCGTGGTCGGGCTCCCGGCCCTCGAGTATGGTGCGGGAGAAGGACTCGATCTGGCCGGTGAACGGCGAGAGGTTCTCTTCGGAGGGTATCTCCACCCGCTCGCGTGACCCGTCGGATGCCCGGACGAGCTCCAGGGTGCCGCCGGGCTCCTGGCCCAGGGTGTCCGTGGTGACGGCGAGCGCGCGGGTGCCGGACACTTCGAGCGTGCGCCTCGGGTAGACCTCCGGCGTGCTGTAGGAGACGTGCTGCAGGAACAGGACGCCGCTGCCGGTGTTTCCCACCAGCGCCGCGCCGTCCTCCACCGGATAGTCGAAGACCCGGCGCTGCAGGCGGGCGCTCACCGACTCCAGACTCTCGTCCAGGAGATACTGGACGAGGTCGAGACCATGCGGGGCGAGATCCGTGAGGGCACCGCCGCCGGCGCGGCCCGGATCCGCCCGCCAGTTGTCCTCGGACCACTCCGGGGGCAGCCAGCAGGCGTAATGTATGCGTACCGAGCAGACCGTGCCCAGCGCCCCCTCCGAGACGAGCCTCCGCAGCCTGCGGTGCGCCGCATGGAACCGCTGGTCGAAGGCGGTCGAGAGGACCACGCCCGCCCGCCGGCAGGCGGCGGCCATCGCCTCCGCGTCCGGTAGCGCCGGTGCCAGCGGCTTCTCGCACAGGACGTGCTTGCCCGCGGCGGCGGCGGCCTCCACAATCTCCCGGTGCAGGTGGTTCGGCGTGGCGACGTACACCGCGTCCAGCCCGGGCCCGGACAGGAACTCCCCGAGGTCCGTGTGCCGGCTCGCCTGTGGCGCAAGCTTTCCGGTCGCGGACAGGGCCCCGGGCGAGGGGTCGAGGAGCGCGACCGGGTCCGCGTTCCGGGCCTCCGTGACGGCCGGCGCGACGAAGTCTCTGGCGACCCAGCCGCAGCCCGCGATGCCCCAGCCCAGGGTCTGCGTTGAGCCGGCCACCTACATCCCCTCCGGTAGATCCAGGAGAACCCGGTGGCGGACGAGCCGGTCTATCTCGGGCGAGGCCCCGACTCCCTCTTCCGCGCCCTCCCTGAGAACTGTCTCGCTGGGGGAGATCCGCTCCGGGAGGTAGCCGGACCGCGGCGCATACTCCTCTTCGTAGTGCCCTGACGGCCACCCCAGCACGTGGGACCCCTCGCCCAGGTCCTTGTAGAGCGGGTTCAGACGGAGCGGCGTGCCGGGTGGCGGGAGCAGGAGATCCGGCGCCCGCCGCGGACGCGAGCTGGATCTGGAGCCGGACCTAACGAGGCTCACCGCCTCGCTCCGGGAGAGCTCCCCGGCTTCTCGCGGCGTGGGGTCTCGCCCGGCCACAGCGGCTTCCGTGAGCTCTGCGTCGTCGTAGAGCGTGGATCCCGGGAAGAGCTCCAGGTGCCGGGCGACGCCCGCCGGCTCTCCGGATGAGAAGTTTTCTACCGCCGCATTGTGTGAATGTCCTATTACAATGGTTCCGTCGTCTCCGGCGATCCGGCCGAGCTCGGCCGCCACGTGAGGCTTATCCGGCAAAAAGTAGAAGGCGTCCTGGCACAGCGCGAGGTCCGCCGAGCCATCCTCCACGGGGAAGCGGCGGGAGGCGTCGAAGCACACCAGCTTCGCCTCCGGCACCAGGTAGCGGCGGGCGAGCCACAGCTTGGCGAAGACCACGTCTCCGGCGGTGGCCTCGATCCCGCGCCGGGAGAGCTCGCGGGTGTAATGTCCGATGCCGCAGGCCAGCTCGAACGAGCTCTGCGGGGCGTCCCAGCCGGTCTGTATGAGACACAGGCCGGCGAGGTAGACGGGGTCCGAGAGCCTGTAGGAGAAGTAGTCGGCCACCGGGCCGAAGCCCAGATAATGCATTACCTCTCTGGCCGGACCGCCGGCGTCCGCCACTGATACGGCGGCCCGCACGCTTTGAGGGGAGGGCGGGGAGGTGGGGGCCCAGTCGTCCTGATCTCGTAAGAGCCCGGCGAGCGCCGCGTCATGATCTCCCCGGTCGAGTGCGGCGTTGACGCGTTCCAGAAGCTCTTTGCGGCCCGCGCGCAGGTACGGTATCTCCTCGACCACGGGCCAACGCTCGCCGCCGGAGCCATCCGTGAGGAAAGGGCCTCGGCGGTAGAGGGGCCGTCCGGTCTCCGGGCTGGAGAGTGACGCGTCGGCCCAGGTGGGGATAAATACGGGATTACCCAACCTTATCGTAGCCCTGCCTGTGAGAGTACGGCGTCCTGGAACTCGTTCAGGGGCCCCGGGTGGACGAGGTCCATCTCGCCGAGCGCCTGATCCAGGGTGAAGCCCGCCTGTCTTTCGTGGTTTTGCATCTGGAGCACCCGGTCGAGAACGTCCGCCGCGTGGAACGCCCGGCCCTCGGGGCTGTCGGCGTCCCGGGTAGTCTCCAGGCACGCCTCCGTCTCTTCTCGGAGCGTCTGCGGCAGCTCCGCAAGCGCGGACTCGCGGAACCTCCCCGCCACCCGCTCCAGATACCCGCCGAGCAGCTCCTCACCGGTAAAGCCCGAGTCCGGGAGCCCGGCGTTGTGCAGGTGATGGGCGAGGCCGGCCAGAAACACGGGGGCCGGGTCCGCCTCGAAGAAGCCGGAGAGTATTACCCCGTACACCGCGACCGTGGCGCAGTGCTCGGCGTGGGACTCCGGGGGCTCCAGGATCAGGCGCG
This sequence is a window from Rubrobacter aplysinae. Protein-coding genes within it:
- a CDS encoding class I SAM-dependent methyltransferase; the protein is MGNPVFIPTWADASLSSPETGRPLYRRGPFLTDGSGGERWPVVEEIPYLRAGRKELLERVNAALDRGDHDAALAGLLRDQDDWAPTSPPSPQSVRAAVSVADAGGPAREVMHYLGFGPVADYFSYRLSDPVYLAGLCLIQTGWDAPQSSFELACGIGHYTRELSRRGIEATAGDVVFAKLWLARRYLVPEAKLVCFDASRRFPVEDGSADLALCQDAFYFLPDKPHVAAELGRIAGDDGTIVIGHSHNAAVENFSSGEPAGVARHLELFPGSTLYDDAELTEAAVAGRDPTPREAGELSRSEAVSLVRSGSRSSSRPRRAPDLLLPPPGTPLRLNPLYKDLGEGSHVLGWPSGHYEEEYAPRSGYLPERISPSETVLREGAEEGVGASPEIDRLVRHRVLLDLPEGM